In Cryptomeria japonica chromosome 10, Sugi_1.0, whole genome shotgun sequence, a genomic segment contains:
- the LOC131038561 gene encoding flavonoid 3',5'-methyltransferase codes for MNGNGVETFEVEPTDLTEIENGKPGYDKRALPADWKFGIKLQNVMEESIYKYMLDTFTRHREHEASKELWQRTWKLTQRGEMMTLPDQVQFLRLMVKVCGAKKALEIGVFTGYSLLNIALALPSDGKVVAVDPGEDPKFGWPCFVKAGVADKVEIKQTTGLEYLDSMIEKGEKDCFDFAFVDADKVNYVKYHPRLMKLVRVGGVIMYDDTLWFGLVGGNDPHNLLSNEYMRTSLEGIKAINSLVANDPNLEVATIFMGYGVTVCYRVS; via the exons ATGAATGGAAATGGGGTGGAAACATTTGAAGTTGAACCAACTGATTTAACAGAAATTGAGAATGGCAAGCCTG GCTATGACAAACGTGCATTACCTGCGGACTGGAAATTCGGTATCAAGCTCCAGAATGTCATGGAAGAATCTATTTATAAg TACATGCTGGACACTTTTACTCGCCACCGGGAGCATGAGGCGTCTAAGGAGCTGTGGCAGCGGACGTGGAAGCTGACTCAGAG AGGGGAGATGATGACCTTGCCAGATCAGGTGCAGTTTCTGCGCCTCATGGTCAAGGTCTGTGGTGCTAAGAAAGCCTTGGAGATTGGTGTTTTCACTGGATATTCCTTGCTCAATATTGCTCTCGCCCTTCCTTCCGATGGCAAG GTTGTAGCGGTGGATCCAGGGGAGGATCCCAAATTTGGGTGGCCATGCTTTGTGAAAGCAGGGGTAGCAGACAAGGTGGAAATTAAGCAGACGACTGGTCTTGAGTATTTGGATTCTATGATAGAAAAG GGAGAGAAAGATTGCTTCGACTTTGCCTTTGTGGACGCAGACAAAGTGAACTACGTGAAGTACCATCCTCGGCTAATGAAGTTGGTGCGAGTTGGAGGGGTGATAATGTATGATGACACACTCTGGTTTGGGCTAGTGGGGGGCAACGATCCACACAACCTCCTGAGCAACGAATACATGCGCACTTCTTTGGAGGGTATTAAGGCCATCAATTCTCTCGTTGCCAATGATCCCAATCTTGAAGTTGCCACCATCTTCATGGGCTATGGCGTTACTGTTTGCTACCGTGTTTCCTAG